The Stutzerimonas stutzeri DNA window GAAGGCACGCTGATGCAGGACCTGGAACAGAGCTGCGAGAAGCTCCGCCAGCTGCGCAAGCTCGGCGTGCGGGTGGCCATCGACGACTTCGGCACCGGTTATTCGTCGCTGGCGTATCTGCGCCACTTCGAGCTGGATACGCTGAAGATCGATCGGCTGTTCATCGCCAACATGCTGGACTCTCCGCGCGATGCGGCGGTCGTCAGCACCATTATCGACCTGGGGCGCAACCTCGGCCTGGAAGTGGTGGCCGAAGGGGTGGAAACCCTGGCGCAGCGTGACTGGCTGCTGCACAACGGCTGCGACGTCATGCAGGGCTTCCTGGTGTCACCGGCGGTGACAGCCGAGCAGGCCCGGGCGTTTCCGGCCAGCGTGTCCTGGGGCGCGCTCTGAACGGTCAGCGCCGCGTCGGGTAGTCCTGATGCAGCTGGGCCAGTTGTGCGTCCTTCTCGGTCCACAGCTGGTTGACCCACTGCTGGAAGGCCAGGCGGTAGGACTCGTCCTGATCGTAGTTCCGGCGCAGGAACTCGGCAGGGATCGGCTGTGCCTCGACCCGTACCACGACCCGAGGGATATTGCCGGCCAACAGGTCCCAGAAGCTGGGGCGACCGTCCGGGTAGTGGATGGTGATGTTGATCAGCGCGGACAGCTGCTCGCCCATGGCGTCGATGACGAAAGCGATGCCGCCGGCCCTCGGCTTGAGCAGATGTCGATAGGGCGAGGCCTGCTCGGCGTGCTTGTCTTCGGTGAAGCGGGTACCTTCCAGGAAATTGAACACCGACACCGGGTTGGTCCGATAACGCTCGCAGGCCCGGCGCGTGCTGGCCAGATCCTCGCCGCGCTTTTCCGGGTGCTTGGCCAGGTATTCCTTGCTGAATCGCTTCATGAAGGGAAACTCCAGCGCCCACCAGCACAGGCCGATCACCGGCACCCAGATCAGCTCCTGCTTGAGGAAGAACTTGAGGAACGGCATGCGCCGGTTGAGCTGGTATTGCAGCACGAGAATGTCCGCCCAGCTCTGGTGGTTGCTGGTCACCAGGTAGGAGTGATGCATGTCGACCTGATCCAGGCCCTGCACGTCCCAGCGGATCGGGCGAACCAGATCCATCCAGAAGCTGTTCATCGCGATCCAGGACTCGGCGATCCAGTGCATGCCGAAGCGCAGGCTGCGTTGTACCGCTGGAACGGGAAGCGCCAACTTGAGCAGCGACAGGGCGAACAGCGGCCAGCACCAGAACAGGGTATTGAGCGCCAGCAGCAGGGCGGCAAGGCTGCCGCGCAGTGGGGCGGGGAGGAAGCTCAGCATGAAATTCTCATCGATACGGCTGATTCGAGGCGCCAAGAGTAGCGATTATGCGCTGAACTGCAACTATCGAGAGTAGTGGCAATGGCTGCCGCCGACGCGCAGGCGCGGCGGCAGCCATCGTCAGAAGGCCGATCAGCCCTTCTGGTTGGCGGCCTGCAGGGCGGTGAGGGCGATGGTGAAGACGATGTCGTCCACCAGGGCGCCGCGCGACAGGTCGTTCACCGGCTTGGCGAGGCCTTGCAGCATCGGACCGACGCTGAGGCAGTTGGCGTTGCGCTGAACGGCCTTGTAGGTGGTGTTACCGGTGTTCAGGTCAGGGAAGATGAACACCGTGGCCTGGCCGGCCACCTTGCTGTTCGGCGCCTTCTGCCGGCCGACGCTGAGCACGGAAGCGGCGTCGTACTGCAGGGGGCCGTCGATCGGCAGGTCCGGTGCACGCTCCTGAGCGATGCGGGTGGCTTCGGCGACTTTCTCGACTTCCGCACCGCTGCCGGAGCTGCCGGTAGAGTAGCTGATCATCGCCACGCGCGGATTGACGCCCAGCGCCACGGCGGACTCGGCGCTCTGCAGAGCGATCTCGGCCAGTTCGGTGGCGCTCGGGTTCGGGTTCACCGCGCAGTCGCCATAGACCAGCACCTGATCCGGCAGCAGCATGAAGAACACCGAAGACACCAGGCTGTAGCCCGGCGCGGTCTTGATCAGCTGCAGGGCCGGGCGAATGGTGTTGGCGGTGGTGTGCACGGCACCGGAAACCAGGCCGTCCACTTCGTCCAGCGCCAGCATCATGGTGCCGAGGACCACGGTGTCCTTCAGCTGCTCGCGGGCATCGTCGGGCGTCAGGCCCTTGGCCTTGCGCATCTCGCACATCGGCTCGACGTAGCGGTTGGCGATGCTGTCCGGATCGAGGATTTCCAGGCTGGCCGGCAGGGTGATGCCCTGCTCGCGGGCGACCTGCTGGACTTCCTCCGGCTTGGCCAGCAGCACGCAGCGGGCGATGCCGCGCTCCTGGCAGATGGCGGCGGCGCGGATGGTGCGCGGCTCGTTGCCTTCCGGCAGAACGATGCGCTTGTTGGCGTCCTGCGCGCGCTTGACCAGCTGATAGCGGAACGCCGCCGGTGACATGCGCAGCTCGCCACGCGGCACGCTGCAGCGGGTGTGGAGAAATTCGGGGTGCAGGTGCTTGGCGATGAAGTCGGTCACGCGGGTGGCGCGCTCGATGTCGTCCGCCGGGGTTTCCTTGTTCAGGCCGAACAGGTTGTTGGCCGTGTCGTAGGAGTTGGTCTCGACGGTCATCACCGGCAGGCCGCCGTCCAGCGCGGCCTTGCACAGCTCGAGGATGCGCGGGTCCGGCGCGAAGTCGCTGCACAGCAGCAGTCCGGCGAGCTTCTCGCCATTGAGCGAGGCCAGGCTGGCGGCGAGGATGATGTCGTCGCGGTCGCCCGGGGTCACCACCAGCACGCCGGAGCGCAGCAGTTGCACGGTGTTGGGCACGGCGCGGGCGCAGAGCACGATCTTGTTCACGCGGCGCTGGTCGGCCTCGCCGGCGTTGAGCACCTGGGCGCCGAGCAGTTCGGCGATGTCACGGGTGCGCAGGGCGTTGAGTTCCTCGGAGAACGGGATGGTGCCGAGCAGCTGGAAGTCGGCGCTGCCCAGCAGCGGCAGGTGCTGCTTGAGGCTGTCGACGAAAGCCGGCAGGCCTTCCTCGGTCTTGACCTTGTTGAGGATCACGCCGAGCACCTTGGGATCCTTGGCGCCGCCGTACAGCTGGGCCTGAATCTCGATGCGCTCGGCCAGACGCTTGAGGCTGTCGCTGCCCTGGGCCGCGATGAGGATGACCTCGGCGTCCAGGCTCTTGGCGAGCTGGGTGTTGATGCGCTGGGTGTAGTTGGACTCGCGGGTCGGCACCATGCCTTCGACGATGACCACGTCCTTGCCCACAGCGACTTGCTGGAAGCGGCTGACCACGTCCTCGAGCAACAGGTCGATCTCGCCATCGGCGAGCTGGCGCTCCACCTGTTCCAGCGGCAGCGGTTCGGGAGAGGTCAGGTTCAGCGTGCGCTCGACGAGGATGCAGGAGCGCTCGCGGCCCTGGTCGACCGGGAAGGGTTGGGCGATCGGCTTGAAGAAACCGACCTTCAGCCCGGCGCTTTCCAGCGCGCGGATCAGGCCGAGGCTGATGGAATTGAGGCCGCCGCCGAAACCGGTAGGGGCAAGGAAGAGTGTGTGCATGGCATCTCCTAGTGGACAGGGTGCTCGGGTAACGGGTGCCGGGCGGCGGCTAGGCTAGGCGACTCGCCCGAGGGCGGAAACTGCCGGATTGCCGCGGCGCTCAAGAGCGGAAACCCGACGGCATGGCCTGTCGGGTTTCGCTATCGCTGCTTGCCTGTTTGCGCTCAGGCGTCCAGCAGGGCCAGCGTGTCGAGGGCAATCTGGCGCTCCTCGTTGGTCGGCACGACCATGACGCGCGGGCTGCCCTGAGCCTGGATTTCGCCGGCGACACCACGAGTGCAGCGGGCGTTGGCTTCGGCATCGAGCTTGAAGCCGAACAGCTTGAGGTGCTCCAGGGTGCGCTCGCGTACGGCCGAGGAGTTCTCGCCGATGCCGCCGGTGAAGACCAGACCGTCCAGCTGCGGCAGGGCGCAGGACATGGCGGCCAGCGACTTGGCCAGGCGATAGCAGAACACCTCGAAGGCCAGCACGGCGCCCGGATGCCCGGCCTGACGCGCTTCGGCCAGGGTGCGCATGTCGTTGGACAGACCGGACAGCCCCTTCAGGCCGCTCTCCTTGTTGAGCATGTTGTCGATCTTGGCGAGGTCCCAGCCCAGGGTCTTGTGCAGGAAGTTGTGCAGGCTCGGGTCGACATCGCCGCTGCGGGTGCCCATCACCAGGCCTTCGAGCGGGGTCAGGCCCATGCTGGTGTCGCGGCTTTCACCATTGACCACGGCACAGGTGGAGCAACCGTTGCCCAGGTGAGCGACCAGCCAGCTGCTGTTGTCGACCGGTACACCGGCCAGCTCGGCGGCGCGCTTGCTGACATAGCGATGGCTGGTGCCGTGAAAACCGTAGCGGCGCACGCCATGGTCCTTGTAGAGCACGTCCGGCACGGCGTAGCGGTAGGCGTGCTCGGGCATGGTCTGGTGGAAGGCGGTGTCGAAGACGCCGACCTGCGGTAGTTCCGGGAAGAGGTTGATGGCGGCGTGGATGCCGCTCAGGTTGGCCGGGTTGTGCAGCGGCGCCAGTTGGATGTTGGCTTCGATGCCGGCCAGGGTTTCGTCGTTGAGCAGCGTCGAGGCGAAGAACTTCTCGCCACCGTGCACCACGCGGTGGCCGATGCCGTCCAGATGGCCACCGGCGGCGTCTTCGACGCGCGGCAGGATCTGGGCCAGAGCAGCCTGATGATCGGCGTTGGGCACCTTGACGCTTTCCTTGCCAGCGGCGCTCTCGAAGTGGATGACGGCCTCCGGGCTGCCGATGCACTCGGCCAGGCCTTGTAGCGGGAAGGTCGCTTGCGCTTCGTTGACCAGGGCGAACTTGATCGACGAGCTGCCACAGTTAATCACCAGGATGTTACGAGCCGACATCGGTGCTCCTTGGATCTCTAATGTTATTGAAATGGGTGCCAAAGATACTTTTCGCGGATTCTTGCACATCGTCCATGAAAGCGATGCCATCCAAAGGTTGTAGTCCCACGTTCAATGGGACTACATCCTGGCCGCTGGCGACGGGCGGCGCGGGCCCGTTCATCCATGCCCGGTTCGCAATCGGCGCGGTGGATGGTTAAACTTCGATATCCATTCTCTCAAGCAAAGGTTCTGCCCCATGCTGATTGCCGCTAACAAGGCTGTCTCCATCGACTACACACTCACCAACGACGCCGGTGAGGTGATCGACAGCTCGGCCGGCGGCGCGCCGCTGGTCTATCTGCACGGCGCCGGCAACATCATCCCCGGCCTGGAAAAGGCCCTCGAGGGCAAGCAGGGCGGCGACCAGATCCAGGTTTCCATCGAGCCGCAGGACGCTTACGGCGAGTACAGCCCGGAGCTGGTCGCTACGCTGAATCGCGCCATGTTCGAAGGCGTCGACGAACTCGAAGTCGGCATGCAGTTCCACGCCTCCGGTCCGGACGGCGGCATGCAGATCGTCACCATCCGTGACGTCGAAGGCGACGACGTGATCGTCGACGGCAACCACCCGCTGGCCGGCCAGCGCCTGAACTTCGACGTCAAGGTCGTCAGCGTGCGTGACGCCAGCGACGAAGAAGTGGCCCACGGCCATATCCATGGCGAGGGTGGTCACCACCACTGATCCGGCCGCCATAACGGCGACCGCACACACGGCGGCAGGAACGGCTGCCGTGCCGATCGAAAAAGAGAGCGCTCCGGTCGTGTGCCGGGGCGTTTTTTTGTCAGGAGAGATGTCATGAGCGCATTCCATCAATTGGTGTTGCCAGGCCTGGGCGGCGAGGAATTGCCGCTGGCGCAGTTCGGCGATCGGATCACGCTGGTGGTCAATGTCGCCTCCCAGTGCGGACTGACGCCGCAGTACGCCGGCCTCGAGCGGTTGCAGCAGCAGTACGCCGCTCGAGGCTTCAGTGTGCTGGGTGTGCCATGCAATCAGTTCGCGGCGCAGGAGCCCGGCAGCGACGATGAGATCCGCTCGTTCTGCACGCTGAATTACGGCGTCAGCTTCCCCCTGAGTGGCAAGCTCGAAGTCAATGGACCGCAGCGTCATCCGCTGTATCGGCTGCTGGCGGGTGAGGGCGCCGATTTCCCCGGGGACATCAGCTGGAACTTCGAGAAGTTCCTCGTCGGCAAGGACGGTCGCGTCCTGGCGCGCTTCTCGCCGCGCACCGCGCCGGACGATCCCGCCCTGATCCAGGCGATCGAAAGCGCTCTGGCCTGATCCCGCCTCTCGCGACCGCAGCCGCGGTCGCGCTTCTTTTTCCCGCCTTGCGTGTTGTGCCATCGCTGCCATGGTTGCGGCTGGATAAGCGCCATGGATGATGCTGTGCCGGCGAGACGACCGGTCATATTCTCGGTGCATGAGCAATCCAGCACGCAACGACAAGCGCGACCTGATCCTGTCCAAAGGCGCCCAGGTGATGACCCGCCGCGGCTATCACGGGACCGGGGTGCAGGAAATCGTCCAGGCCGCAGGGATCCCCAAGGGCTCGTTCTATCACTACTTCGCCAGCAAGGAAGATTTCGCCCTGCAGGCGCTGGAGTACATCTATGCGCCGCGGCTGGAGCGCTATCGGCTGGCGTTGAGCAATGCCTCCTTGCCACCCGTGCAACGCATCCTGGATTACTACGCCGATCTCGTAGCGCACTTCGCCCGTCAGGAACGGCCGGAGTATCACTGCTTCATCGGTAGCCTGAGCTTCGAGATGGCGGAACTCTGTCCGCCGATCGCAACCCGGCTCAGCGAGATTCTGACGCGCTCCGTCGAGCTGCTCGCGCACTGCCTGGAGCAGGGGCGCAGCGCTGGTGCGCTTGCACCGGACAGCGACTGTCGGGCCGTTGCCGAGTTCATCAGCAACGCCTGGGAAGGCGCGCTGCTGCGCATGAAAGTGAGCGGCAGCGTCGCCCCGCTAAAGGTTTTCCTCCAGCAGCTCGAGCGCCTGTTGGCGCCGGCTGCGCCTCGTTTGCCGAGCCACGAGCGCTCGGTTGCCTTGCCCAGATGAATAAAAAGGAGTCGCATCGATGACCGCTAGCGTACAAGCCCTGTTTGAGCCCTTCGAATTGGGCGCCCTTCGTTTGCCGACCCGTGTGGTCATGGCGCCGATGACCCGGTCGTTCTCGCCCAACGGCGTACCCACCGCCGATGTGGTGGAGTACTACCGTCGGCGTGCCGCTTCCGGGGTCGGGTTGATCATCACCGAGGGCACCACGGTCAATCACGCGGCATCCAACGGCTACCCGCATGTTCCGCGCTTCTATGGCGAGGATGCGTTGGCCGGCTGGAAGGCTGTCGTCGAGGCGGTGCATGGCGCTGGCGGCAAGATCGTCCCGCAGCTCTGGCACGTGGGTAACGTGCGTCGCAAGGGCACTGAGCCGGAGCCGGACGTGCCAGGTTACGGGCCGATGGAAAAGCAAAAGGACGGGCAGGTCGTCGTTCATGGCATGACCAAGCAGGACATTCAGGACGTGATCGAAGCCTTCGCCCAGGCTGCCCGCGACGCGCAGGCGATCGGCATGGACGGCGTGGAGATTCACGGTGCCCATGGCTATCTGATCGACCAGTTCTTCTGGGAAGGCAGCAACCAGCGCACCGACGAGTACGGCGGCAGCCTGGCCAACCGCTCGCGCTTCGCCATCGAGCTGGTGCAGGCCGTACGTGCGGCGGTCGGGCCTGACTTTCCGATCATCTTCCGCTTCTCGCAGTGGAAGCAGCAGGACTACACCGCACGGCTGGTGCCGTCGCCCGAAGCGCTCGGCGAGTTCCTTGCACCGCTGGCCGACGCCGGGGTGGACATCTTCCACTGTTCGACGCGTCGTTTCT harbors:
- a CDS encoding NADH:flavin oxidoreductase; translation: MTASVQALFEPFELGALRLPTRVVMAPMTRSFSPNGVPTADVVEYYRRRAASGVGLIITEGTTVNHAASNGYPHVPRFYGEDALAGWKAVVEAVHGAGGKIVPQLWHVGNVRRKGTEPEPDVPGYGPMEKQKDGQVVVHGMTKQDIQDVIEAFAQAARDAQAIGMDGVEIHGAHGYLIDQFFWEGSNQRTDEYGGSLANRSRFAIELVQAVRAAVGPDFPIIFRFSQWKQQDYTARLVPSPEALGEFLAPLADAGVDIFHCSTRRFWEPEFEGSELNLAGWTRQLTGKPTITVGSVGLDGEFLQFMVKTDKVAQPANIEGLLERLNKAEFDLVAVGRALICDPEWAVKVREGRMQDILPFSREALKTLA
- a CDS encoding acyltransferase codes for the protein MLSFLPAPLRGSLAALLLALNTLFWCWPLFALSLLKLALPVPAVQRSLRFGMHWIAESWIAMNSFWMDLVRPIRWDVQGLDQVDMHHSYLVTSNHQSWADILVLQYQLNRRMPFLKFFLKQELIWVPVIGLCWWALEFPFMKRFSKEYLAKHPEKRGEDLASTRRACERYRTNPVSVFNFLEGTRFTEDKHAEQASPYRHLLKPRAGGIAFVIDAMGEQLSALINITIHYPDGRPSFWDLLAGNIPRVVVRVEAQPIPAEFLRRNYDQDESYRLAFQQWVNQLWTEKDAQLAQLHQDYPTRR
- a CDS encoding glutathione peroxidase — protein: MSAFHQLVLPGLGGEELPLAQFGDRITLVVNVASQCGLTPQYAGLERLQQQYAARGFSVLGVPCNQFAAQEPGSDDEIRSFCTLNYGVSFPLSGKLEVNGPQRHPLYRLLAGEGADFPGDISWNFEKFLVGKDGRVLARFSPRTAPDDPALIQAIESALA
- the pta gene encoding phosphate acetyltransferase — encoded protein: MHTLFLAPTGFGGGLNSISLGLIRALESAGLKVGFFKPIAQPFPVDQGRERSCILVERTLNLTSPEPLPLEQVERQLADGEIDLLLEDVVSRFQQVAVGKDVVIVEGMVPTRESNYTQRINTQLAKSLDAEVILIAAQGSDSLKRLAERIEIQAQLYGGAKDPKVLGVILNKVKTEEGLPAFVDSLKQHLPLLGSADFQLLGTIPFSEELNALRTRDIAELLGAQVLNAGEADQRRVNKIVLCARAVPNTVQLLRSGVLVVTPGDRDDIILAASLASLNGEKLAGLLLCSDFAPDPRILELCKAALDGGLPVMTVETNSYDTANNLFGLNKETPADDIERATRVTDFIAKHLHPEFLHTRCSVPRGELRMSPAAFRYQLVKRAQDANKRIVLPEGNEPRTIRAAAICQERGIARCVLLAKPEEVQQVAREQGITLPASLEILDPDSIANRYVEPMCEMRKAKGLTPDDAREQLKDTVVLGTMMLALDEVDGLVSGAVHTTANTIRPALQLIKTAPGYSLVSSVFFMLLPDQVLVYGDCAVNPNPSATELAEIALQSAESAVALGVNPRVAMISYSTGSSGSGAEVEKVAEATRIAQERAPDLPIDGPLQYDAASVLSVGRQKAPNSKVAGQATVFIFPDLNTGNTTYKAVQRNANCLSVGPMLQGLAKPVNDLSRGALVDDIVFTIALTALQAANQKG
- a CDS encoding TetR/AcrR family transcriptional regulator; the protein is MSNPARNDKRDLILSKGAQVMTRRGYHGTGVQEIVQAAGIPKGSFYHYFASKEDFALQALEYIYAPRLERYRLALSNASLPPVQRILDYYADLVAHFARQERPEYHCFIGSLSFEMAELCPPIATRLSEILTRSVELLAHCLEQGRSAGALAPDSDCRAVAEFISNAWEGALLRMKVSGSVAPLKVFLQQLERLLAPAAPRLPSHERSVALPR
- a CDS encoding acetate kinase; translated protein: MSARNILVINCGSSSIKFALVNEAQATFPLQGLAECIGSPEAVIHFESAAGKESVKVPNADHQAALAQILPRVEDAAGGHLDGIGHRVVHGGEKFFASTLLNDETLAGIEANIQLAPLHNPANLSGIHAAINLFPELPQVGVFDTAFHQTMPEHAYRYAVPDVLYKDHGVRRYGFHGTSHRYVSKRAAELAGVPVDNSSWLVAHLGNGCSTCAVVNGESRDTSMGLTPLEGLVMGTRSGDVDPSLHNFLHKTLGWDLAKIDNMLNKESGLKGLSGLSNDMRTLAEARQAGHPGAVLAFEVFCYRLAKSLAAMSCALPQLDGLVFTGGIGENSSAVRERTLEHLKLFGFKLDAEANARCTRGVAGEIQAQGSPRVMVVPTNEERQIALDTLALLDA
- a CDS encoding FKBP-type peptidyl-prolyl cis-trans isomerase → MLIAANKAVSIDYTLTNDAGEVIDSSAGGAPLVYLHGAGNIIPGLEKALEGKQGGDQIQVSIEPQDAYGEYSPELVATLNRAMFEGVDELEVGMQFHASGPDGGMQIVTIRDVEGDDVIVDGNHPLAGQRLNFDVKVVSVRDASDEEVAHGHIHGEGGHHH